A window from Cryptomeria japonica chromosome 1, Sugi_1.0, whole genome shotgun sequence encodes these proteins:
- the LOC131857387 gene encoding DELLA protein RGA-like, with translation MAESSASSGYQNMPCSLPQYDFPKPPCKLDGNIPSNMSAQEIIKLAGTCYIRGFDYGRLDSYVKEDQQSLELVHLLFTSAEMTRKKQYDQAARLLMRCLTFSSQWGSPIQRLCYYFSRALQDRMERHLKPALNHTNKVDGCYSKTQSNGLAMIKSVENASGIHVIDLEIRTGVQWSGLMQSLALRHPSHLVDTLRITLVGMKGEELIDSGRRLDEFIEALAIPFFYRIVEISSMEDIHEDVIVRLRPRIMVNIEVEGEHNSRCFENRFIEVLFYCNTWFDCLDVIFPDRLDTCRVMYEEVFSGKTIRNLIACERKDRWVRYVGTDVWRCLFNHKGLKEISFSYPAWYQARILLKEFPHGEYYTLEANGSAVTIGWKGTQLLAIFAWTCS, from the exons ATGGCTGAGAGCTCTGCATCGTCTGGTTATCAAAATATGCCATGTTCATTGCCACAGTATGATTTTCCAAAGCCGCCCTGTAAATTAGATGGCAATATACCCTCAAATATGTCGGCGCAAGAAATCATAAAATTGGCGGGTACGTGTTACATAAGAGGCTTTGATTATGGAAGGTTAGACTCTTACGTGAAAGAAGACCAGCAGAGTCTAGAATTGGTTCATCTGCTGTTCACCTCTGCGGAGATGACGAGGAAGAAGCAATATGATCAAGCAGCCAGGCTGTTGATGAGGTGTCTCACATTCTCTTCGCAGTGGGGAAGCCCTATACAGAGGCTCTGCTATTATTTCTCCAGGGCGCTCCAGGATAGAATGGAACGCCATCTAAAACCAGCTCTTAATCATACCAACAAAGTCGACGGTTGTTATAGTAAAACCCAATCAAATGGCCTG GCAATGATAAAGAGTGTGGAAAATGCAAGCGGAATTCATGTGATAGATCTGGAGATTCGAACTGGTGTCCAATGGTCAGGGTTGATGCAGAGTCTTGCCCTAAGACATCCTTCCCATCTGGTTGACACTCTTAGGATCACATTAGTAGGAATGAAGGGAGAAGAACTGATAGATAGTGGAAGAAGACTTGACGAGTTCATTGAGGCTCTGGCGATTCCATTTTTCTATAGGATAGTGGAGATTTCAAGTATGGAAGATATTCATGAAG ATGTTATTGTGAGATTAAGGCCCCGGATAATGGTGAACATTGAAGTTGAAGGTGAGCACAACTCAAGATGTTTTGAGAACCGCTTCATTGAGGTTCTTTTCTATTGCAACACTTGGTTTGACTGCTTGGATGTGATATTTCCTGATAGGCTTGATACTTGTAGAGTCATGTATGAAGAAGTATTTAGTGGGAAAACGATAAGAAATCTGATAGCTTGTGAGAGGAAGGATAGGTGGGTAAGATATGTTGGAACTGATGTGTGGAGATGTCTTTTTAATCACAAGGGATTGAAGGAGATCAGCTTCAGCTATCCAGCTTGGTACCAGGCCAGAATATTGCTGAAAGAATTTCCTCATGGAGAATATTATACTCTTGAGGCTAATGGATCTGCCGTAACAATCGGATGGAAAGGAACCCAATTGCTCGCAATATTTGCCTGGACATGTTCGTga